The proteins below are encoded in one region of Microbacterium pygmaeum:
- a CDS encoding ABC transporter ATP-binding protein: MNAIISTTGLHKHYGRTHALDGLDLTVEQGQIHGFLGPNGAGKSTTIRVLLGLARATSGEASVFGLHPWRDATAIHRRIASIPGDVSVWPNLSGGEAVDLLARLRGAHRHDQAYRDQKARLMEAFQFDPRKKGRAYSKGNRQKVALIAAFAVPADLYILDEPTSGLDPLMEVQFRREIARVRDAGATVLLSSHILSEVEQLCDRVSIIRAGRVVESGTLAELRHLTRTEVSFAGSDAKAASGISDAHDVVADESRVRFTVDSDAVNAVLPELAARNVQGLRIEPPSLEELFLRHYGDDTAAQQGDAVGS; encoded by the coding sequence GTGAACGCCATCATCAGCACCACCGGCCTGCACAAGCACTACGGACGCACGCACGCGCTCGACGGGCTGGACCTCACCGTCGAGCAGGGACAGATCCACGGATTCCTCGGGCCCAACGGCGCAGGAAAGTCCACGACCATCCGCGTCCTGCTGGGGCTGGCGCGGGCCACGTCGGGCGAGGCATCCGTCTTCGGTCTGCACCCGTGGCGGGACGCCACCGCGATCCATCGGCGGATCGCCTCCATCCCCGGCGACGTGAGCGTCTGGCCCAACCTGTCCGGCGGCGAGGCCGTCGACCTGCTGGCGCGACTGCGCGGCGCGCACCGCCACGATCAGGCGTATCGCGATCAGAAGGCGCGACTGATGGAGGCGTTCCAGTTCGACCCGCGCAAGAAGGGGCGTGCCTATTCGAAGGGGAACCGGCAGAAGGTCGCCCTCATCGCGGCGTTCGCGGTACCGGCCGACCTCTACATCCTCGACGAGCCGACGAGTGGGCTCGATCCGCTGATGGAGGTGCAGTTCCGCCGGGAGATCGCACGGGTTCGGGATGCCGGAGCAACGGTGCTGCTCTCCAGTCACATCCTCTCCGAGGTCGAGCAGCTGTGCGACCGCGTGTCGATCATCCGTGCGGGCCGGGTCGTCGAGTCGGGCACGCTGGCCGAGCTGCGCCACCTGACGCGGACGGAAGTGTCGTTCGCGGGATCGGACGCGAAGGCGGCTTCAGGCATCAGCGATGCGCACGATGTGGTCGCGGACGAGAGCAGGGTGCGGTTCACGGTGGATTCGGATGCCGTCAACGCCGTCCTTCCGGAATTGGCCGCGCGGAACGTCCAGGGACTGCGCATCGAGCCGCCCTCGCTGGAGGAGCTCTTCCTCAGGCACTACGGCGATGACACGGCAGCGCAACAGGGAGACGCGGTCGGCTCATGA
- the prpB gene encoding methylisocitrate lyase: protein MLYSTVSATEKRRVLRERLASDELLRFPGAFNPLSARLIEQKGFEGVYISGAVLSADLGLPDIGLTTLTEVAGRGQQIARMTDLPAIIDADTGFGEPMNVARTVQTLEDAGLAGTHIEDQVNPKRCGHLDGKSVVDADTAVKRIRAAVDARRDPNFLIMARTDIAAVDGLAAAIDRAKQLVDAGADAIFPEAMRSLEEFAAVRAAVDVPILANMTEFGKSDLFTVDQLRDVGVNIVIWPVSLLRIAMGAAGRALDTLNDEGHLTSKLAEMQHRADLYELIDYEGYNHFDTSVFDFQIQR, encoded by the coding sequence ATGCTCTATTCGACAGTCTCAGCGACCGAGAAGCGGCGAGTCTTGCGGGAACGACTCGCCTCGGATGAGCTGCTGCGGTTCCCGGGAGCCTTCAACCCGCTGAGCGCACGGCTCATCGAGCAGAAGGGCTTCGAGGGCGTCTACATCTCGGGTGCCGTGCTCAGCGCCGACCTCGGGCTGCCCGACATCGGGCTCACCACCCTGACCGAGGTCGCGGGCCGGGGCCAGCAGATCGCGCGGATGACCGACCTGCCGGCGATCATCGACGCCGACACCGGCTTCGGCGAGCCGATGAACGTCGCCCGCACGGTGCAGACCCTCGAGGACGCCGGGCTCGCCGGCACCCACATCGAGGACCAGGTCAACCCGAAGCGGTGCGGGCACCTGGACGGGAAGTCCGTGGTCGACGCCGACACGGCGGTCAAGCGCATCCGCGCCGCCGTCGACGCGCGTCGCGATCCGAACTTCCTGATCATGGCGCGCACCGACATCGCGGCCGTGGACGGATTGGCCGCCGCGATCGATCGCGCCAAGCAGCTGGTGGATGCCGGGGCCGACGCGATCTTCCCCGAGGCCATGCGTTCGCTCGAGGAGTTCGCGGCCGTCCGGGCCGCCGTGGACGTGCCGATCCTGGCCAACATGACCGAGTTCGGCAAGTCCGACCTGTTCACGGTCGATCAGCTGCGCGACGTCGGCGTCAACATCGTGATCTGGCCGGTCTCGCTGCTGCGCATCGCGATGGGCGCCGCCGGTCGCGCGCTGGATACGCTGAACGACGAGGGGCACCTGACCTCGAAGCTCGCCGAGATGCAGCATCGTGCCGACCTCTACGAGCTCATCGACTACGAGGGCTACAACCACTTCGACACCTCGGTGTTCGACTTCCAGATCCAGCGATAG
- a CDS encoding GntR family transcriptional regulator produces the protein MRASDRAYRTLLDEIQSGALAPGTVLGEVEQSARLGVSRTPLREALGRLVADGLVVQQSARVTVVTGIDADDIRELFELRRALEESAARMAAERADSASFADLADEFAHASLDGRSGLDAYYALIGRFDTALDAAVGNDYLTSALRTVRTHLVRVRRLARDNPDRLAASVAEHRLIAAAIAAHDADLAASATHVHLHNALESILHSIDASTGSATSPSVPVLVEGS, from the coding sequence ATGCGGGCAAGTGATCGCGCCTACCGCACGCTGCTGGATGAGATCCAGTCCGGTGCTCTCGCGCCCGGCACGGTCCTGGGCGAGGTGGAGCAGTCGGCACGCCTCGGCGTCAGCCGCACACCGCTGCGCGAAGCGCTGGGCCGTCTGGTGGCCGACGGCCTGGTCGTGCAGCAGTCCGCGCGGGTCACGGTCGTCACCGGGATCGACGCCGATGACATCCGAGAGCTGTTCGAACTGCGCCGCGCGCTCGAGGAGTCCGCGGCGCGCATGGCGGCCGAGCGGGCGGACTCCGCTTCCTTCGCCGATCTGGCCGACGAATTCGCGCACGCGAGCCTCGACGGGCGGTCCGGTCTCGATGCGTACTACGCGCTCATCGGCCGCTTCGACACCGCGCTGGACGCTGCGGTCGGCAACGACTACCTCACGTCCGCGCTGCGGACCGTCCGCACCCACCTCGTGCGCGTGCGCCGGCTGGCGCGCGACAACCCGGACCGGCTCGCCGCGTCAGTGGCCGAGCACCGGCTGATCGCCGCGGCGATCGCGGCGCACGATGCCGACCTGGCCGCCTCCGCGACGCACGTGCACCTGCACAACGCGCTCGAGAGCATCCTCCACTCCATCGACGCTTCGACGGGCTCGGCGACCTCCCCATCGGTCCCCGTGCTCGTCGAGGGGTCCTAG
- a CDS encoding bifunctional 2-methylcitrate synthase/citrate synthase, giving the protein MSDVEIKKGLAGVTVDYTAVSKVNPDTNSLLYRGYPVQELAATQSFEAVAYLLWYGELPTDEELAQFVAEERAGRSLDENIKQTIDLLPLDAHPMDVVRTAVSVFGASDPAAFDTSRDSDLDKSRRLFAKLPAMVAYDQRRRRGQELVEPRDDLDYAQNFLWMTFGEIPDPLVAHAFNVSMILYAEHSFNASTFTARVITSTMADLYSAVVGAIGALKGPLHGGANEAVMHIFDEIGSAENVVPWLDDALANKKKIMGFGHRVYKKGDSRVPTMKAALDTLVEHYDADQLAALYDALESEFVSRKGIYPNLDYPSGPAYHLIGFDTLTFTPLFVAARVTGWTAHILEQAASNALIRPLSAYNGPDERHIEGYVADAAILAAAERPAESEA; this is encoded by the coding sequence ATGAGCGACGTGGAGATCAAGAAGGGACTGGCCGGAGTCACCGTCGACTACACGGCGGTGAGCAAGGTCAATCCCGACACGAACAGCCTGCTGTACCGCGGGTATCCGGTGCAGGAGCTGGCCGCGACCCAGTCCTTCGAGGCCGTCGCCTACCTCCTCTGGTACGGCGAGCTGCCCACCGACGAGGAGCTGGCGCAGTTCGTCGCCGAGGAGCGCGCCGGGCGCAGCCTCGACGAGAACATCAAGCAGACGATCGACCTGCTGCCGCTGGATGCCCACCCGATGGACGTCGTGCGCACCGCGGTGTCGGTGTTCGGGGCATCCGATCCCGCCGCCTTCGACACCTCGCGCGACTCCGACCTGGACAAGTCCCGGCGGCTGTTCGCGAAGCTGCCGGCCATGGTCGCGTACGACCAGCGCCGCCGCCGCGGGCAGGAGCTCGTCGAGCCACGCGACGACCTGGATTACGCGCAGAACTTCCTCTGGATGACGTTCGGCGAGATCCCCGACCCGCTCGTCGCGCACGCGTTCAACGTGTCGATGATCCTGTACGCGGAGCACTCCTTCAACGCGTCGACCTTCACGGCCCGTGTCATCACGAGCACCATGGCCGACCTGTACTCGGCCGTCGTCGGCGCGATCGGTGCGCTGAAAGGACCCCTGCACGGCGGGGCCAACGAGGCCGTGATGCACATCTTCGACGAGATCGGCTCCGCCGAGAACGTCGTGCCCTGGCTGGATGACGCCCTGGCGAACAAGAAGAAGATCATGGGCTTCGGCCACCGCGTGTACAAGAAGGGCGACTCGCGCGTGCCCACCATGAAGGCCGCGCTGGACACCCTGGTCGAGCACTACGACGCCGATCAGCTCGCCGCGCTGTACGACGCGCTCGAGTCGGAGTTCGTCTCGCGCAAGGGGATCTATCCGAACCTCGACTACCCGTCAGGCCCGGCATACCACCTGATCGGATTCGACACCCTGACCTTCACGCCGCTGTTCGTGGCCGCCCGGGTGACCGGGTGGACCGCGCATATCCTCGAACAGGCGGCCTCCAACGCCCTGATCCGCCCGCTGTCGGCCTACAACGGTCCCGATGAGCGGCATATCGAGGGATACGTGGCGGATGCCGCGATCCTCGCGGCCGCTGAGCGACCGGCCGAATCGGAGGCCTGA
- a CDS encoding NUDIX domain-containing protein — MAVTSAGILLYRLAEEGPEVLIAHMGGPFWASKDAGAWSIPKGEYDPESESALDAAHREFEEELGVPAPRDETPYAELGTFAYSSGKRVTVFVADGGGFEASDLVFGTFEVEWPPRSGRMQSFPEVDRAEWVALSRAQELLVKGQRPAVDALATHLAAAGG, encoded by the coding sequence ATGGCGGTGACCAGCGCCGGGATCCTCCTCTACCGGCTGGCGGAGGAGGGTCCCGAGGTGCTCATCGCCCACATGGGCGGTCCGTTCTGGGCATCGAAGGATGCCGGGGCATGGTCGATCCCGAAGGGCGAGTACGACCCCGAGTCCGAATCAGCGCTGGATGCCGCGCATCGGGAGTTCGAGGAGGAGCTCGGTGTCCCGGCGCCGCGCGACGAGACGCCGTACGCGGAGCTCGGCACCTTCGCGTACTCGTCCGGCAAGCGGGTGACCGTCTTCGTCGCCGATGGCGGCGGCTTCGAGGCATCCGACCTCGTCTTCGGCACGTTCGAGGTGGAGTGGCCGCCCCGATCCGGCCGGATGCAGTCCTTCCCCGAGGTCGACCGGGCCGAATGGGTGGCGCTGAGTCGGGCGCAGGAGCTGCTCGTGAAAGGTCAGCGACCCGCCGTCGACGCGCTGGCAACGCACTTGGCGGCCGCGGGCGGGTGA
- a CDS encoding ABC transporter permease: protein MSTLGPLLAQRIRRDWRQVLMWSIGIALLAYLASLGVAQSYGTQQDRESLLAAAIANPVILLFRGLPSGAEEGAFMLFLIFPWLAILAAFMSTFLAVRHTRMDEELGRTELVAATPAGRTMPLLATLVHGVLANILVGVLTALALLATGAGTAGSVISGAAVGAVGIVFLGVGLLAGQLMRTSRGANALAVWIVVATFVLSGIGNAVGTPGEDLQRMQSSWVTWLSPFGWGENVRPFADDDPTPILLCIGAGGVLIALAWALQSVRDIDQGLVPERRGRAEARASLGTAGALVWRLTRGAVVGWTIGGLITGVLSTSLASVVDSVSADNPAIDQVLTALGGSADLAQATVTVFFTMLGVLAACCAVQVICRARQEEAADRAEPVLVSPVGRVRWLGDYVLDGFGGIVLVIAAGAVGAAIGIAAQRGDWSLLQVVAVTGGGQVAAASVFLVLTSLVFVLAPRATLVVGWSLVVIGMILGLFGPLFGFPDWLIHLAPVGVAPEVTADGVDLRGLWWLLLATVVGSAASLLLMRRRELATDG from the coding sequence ATGAGCACGCTCGGGCCCCTGCTCGCGCAGCGCATCCGGCGCGACTGGCGACAGGTGCTGATGTGGTCGATCGGCATCGCACTGCTGGCATACCTCGCCTCCCTCGGTGTCGCGCAGTCGTACGGGACGCAGCAGGACCGCGAGTCGCTGCTGGCCGCGGCGATCGCGAATCCCGTCATCCTGCTGTTCCGCGGTCTCCCGTCGGGCGCCGAGGAAGGCGCCTTCATGCTGTTCCTCATCTTCCCCTGGCTCGCGATCCTCGCGGCGTTCATGAGCACCTTCCTCGCGGTGCGCCACACCAGGATGGATGAGGAACTCGGACGCACCGAGCTGGTCGCGGCGACCCCTGCGGGCCGGACGATGCCGTTGCTCGCGACGCTCGTCCACGGCGTCCTCGCGAACATCCTGGTGGGCGTGCTGACCGCGCTCGCGCTGCTGGCGACGGGAGCGGGGACGGCCGGATCGGTGATCTCGGGCGCCGCAGTCGGCGCGGTCGGCATCGTGTTCCTGGGTGTCGGGCTGCTCGCGGGCCAGCTGATGCGAACGTCCCGCGGAGCGAACGCGCTCGCCGTGTGGATCGTGGTCGCGACGTTCGTCCTGAGCGGGATCGGCAATGCGGTGGGAACCCCCGGCGAGGATCTCCAGCGCATGCAGAGCTCATGGGTGACCTGGCTCTCCCCGTTCGGCTGGGGTGAGAACGTCCGCCCGTTCGCAGACGACGACCCGACGCCGATCCTGCTGTGCATCGGTGCCGGTGGGGTGCTGATCGCGCTCGCATGGGCACTTCAGAGCGTCCGCGACATCGATCAGGGTCTCGTCCCCGAACGGCGCGGGCGGGCGGAGGCCCGCGCGTCCCTGGGCACCGCGGGCGCCTTGGTGTGGCGCCTGACCCGCGGTGCCGTCGTCGGGTGGACGATCGGGGGGCTCATCACCGGAGTGCTCTCGACATCGCTGGCATCGGTCGTCGACTCCGTCAGCGCGGACAACCCCGCAATCGATCAGGTGCTCACCGCGCTCGGCGGCAGCGCCGACCTGGCGCAGGCGACGGTGACGGTGTTCTTCACGATGCTCGGCGTGCTCGCCGCGTGCTGCGCCGTGCAGGTCATCTGCCGCGCGCGCCAGGAGGAGGCCGCGGACCGCGCCGAGCCGGTACTGGTTTCACCCGTCGGACGCGTGCGGTGGCTGGGCGACTATGTTCTCGACGGATTCGGCGGCATCGTCCTGGTGATCGCAGCCGGTGCGGTCGGCGCCGCGATCGGGATCGCCGCGCAGCGGGGCGACTGGTCGCTGCTGCAGGTTGTCGCCGTGACCGGCGGTGGGCAGGTGGCTGCGGCATCCGTCTTCCTCGTCCTGACCTCGCTCGTCTTCGTGCTCGCTCCGCGCGCGACGCTCGTGGTCGGCTGGTCGCTCGTGGTCATCGGGATGATCCTCGGGCTCTTCGGGCCGCTGTTCGGTTTCCCGGACTGGCTCATCCACCTCGCACCCGTCGGGGTCGCCCCGGAGGTCACGGCCGACGGGGTCGACCTGCGGGGGCTCTGGTGGCTCCTGCTGGCGACCGTGGTCGGCAGCGCGGCCTCGCTCCTCCTGATGAGACGACGCGAGCTCGCAACCGACGGCTGA
- a CDS encoding thiolase family protein — MSRTAVIVDVVRTPSGRGKPGGALSEVHPVDLAAGVLQRVLERNGLESPQIDDVLMGCVSQVADQSLNIGRQAVLAAGFDERVPATTIDRQCGSSQQAAHFAAQGVMAGAYDIVIAAGVESMSRVPLGSSAHGGTVSRGVVERYPDGLVNQGVSAELIAQRWEFSREELDAFSAESHRRAATAWADSRFASQIVEVPTDAGVISIDETVRAGTAVDKLAGLPVSFRTEELAARFPDLDWKITPGNSSPLTDAASATLIMSEEKAIELGLTPRARFHAFAVVGDDPLMMLTGPIPATRRILERAGLGIDDLDAYEVNEAFASVPLAWQRELRADPEKLNSWGGAIALGHAVGASGTRLLGTLLATLEATGGRYGLQTMCEGGGLANATIIERL; from the coding sequence ATGAGCCGTACCGCCGTCATCGTCGACGTCGTCCGCACGCCCTCGGGTCGGGGCAAACCGGGGGGTGCCCTGTCGGAGGTGCATCCGGTCGATCTGGCCGCCGGGGTGCTGCAGCGCGTGCTCGAGCGCAACGGACTGGAGTCCCCTCAGATCGACGACGTCCTGATGGGATGCGTGAGCCAGGTCGCCGATCAGTCGCTGAACATCGGCCGCCAGGCGGTCCTGGCCGCCGGATTCGACGAGCGCGTTCCCGCGACGACGATCGACCGGCAGTGCGGATCGAGCCAGCAGGCGGCGCATTTCGCCGCGCAGGGGGTGATGGCCGGCGCGTACGACATCGTGATCGCCGCCGGTGTCGAATCGATGTCCCGCGTGCCGCTGGGCTCCAGCGCGCACGGTGGAACGGTGTCGCGGGGTGTCGTGGAGCGGTACCCCGACGGGCTGGTCAATCAGGGCGTCTCGGCCGAGCTGATCGCGCAGCGCTGGGAGTTCTCCCGCGAGGAGCTCGACGCGTTCTCGGCCGAATCGCATCGCCGTGCGGCGACCGCGTGGGCGGACTCCCGGTTCGCGTCGCAGATCGTCGAGGTGCCCACCGATGCCGGAGTGATCTCCATCGACGAGACCGTGCGTGCGGGCACCGCCGTCGACAAGCTCGCGGGGCTCCCGGTCTCGTTCCGGACCGAGGAGCTGGCCGCACGGTTCCCCGATCTGGACTGGAAGATCACCCCGGGCAACTCCTCGCCGCTGACCGACGCGGCGTCGGCGACGCTCATCATGAGCGAGGAGAAGGCGATCGAGCTCGGGCTGACGCCTCGCGCGCGGTTCCACGCGTTCGCGGTCGTGGGCGATGACCCGCTGATGATGCTGACTGGTCCGATTCCGGCGACGCGGCGCATCCTCGAGCGGGCGGGCCTGGGCATCGACGACCTGGACGCCTACGAGGTGAACGAGGCCTTCGCCTCGGTGCCGCTCGCCTGGCAGCGGGAGCTGCGCGCCGACCCGGAGAAGCTGAACTCCTGGGGCGGTGCCATCGCGCTGGGCCATGCGGTCGGAGCATCCGGCACGCGCCTGTTGGGCACCCTGCTGGCGACCCTCGAGGCGACCGGCGGCCGCTACGGGCTGCAGACGATGTGCGAGGGTGGCGGCCTGGCGAACGCGACGATCATCGAGCGCCTCTGA
- a CDS encoding MmgE/PrpD family protein — protein MTVTHHLRVHRSDEDLAREGQLAWRIAEIAADPVDVDADVVDMIINRVIDNASVAAASLTRAPVSAARQQALDHAVSISGKGSTVFGCAIERRTSPEWAAWANGVAVRELDYHDTFLAAEYSHPGDNIPPIVAVAQHVGADGRALVRGIATGYEIQIDLVRAISLHKHKIDHVAHLGPSAAAGIGTLLGLDVETIYQAVGQALHTTTATRQSRKGEISTWKAHAPAFAGKMAVEAVDRAMRGETSPSPIYEGEDGVIAWLLDGPDASYEVPLPGPGEAKRGILDSYTKQHSAEYQAQAWIDLARKLHNEYPGLRQAQGPEGQDIESIVLHTSHHTHYVIGSGAGDPQKYDPTASRETLDHSIPYIFTVALQDGAWHHVDSYAPERAGREDTVALWRKVTTAEDEEWTRRYHSEDPNEKAFGGRVVIRFTDGTEIADEIAVADAHPLGARPFAREDYIRKFRILAEPVLAPDEIERFLDLAQRLPELTAGEVQQLTIVAEHGVLAGAPAPKGLF, from the coding sequence ATGACCGTCACGCATCACCTCCGTGTCCACCGCAGCGACGAGGACCTCGCCCGCGAGGGCCAGCTCGCCTGGCGCATCGCCGAGATCGCCGCCGACCCGGTCGATGTGGACGCCGACGTCGTCGACATGATCATCAACCGGGTCATCGACAACGCCTCCGTCGCTGCGGCATCGCTCACCCGCGCCCCCGTCAGCGCGGCGCGCCAGCAGGCGCTGGATCATGCGGTCTCGATCAGCGGCAAGGGTTCCACAGTCTTCGGGTGCGCCATCGAGCGTCGCACGAGCCCGGAGTGGGCGGCGTGGGCCAACGGCGTGGCGGTGCGCGAACTGGACTACCACGACACGTTCCTGGCGGCGGAGTACTCGCACCCGGGCGACAACATCCCGCCCATCGTCGCCGTCGCACAGCATGTCGGCGCCGACGGCCGCGCGCTCGTGCGCGGCATCGCGACCGGGTACGAGATCCAGATCGACCTCGTCCGCGCGATCTCACTGCACAAGCACAAGATCGACCACGTCGCCCACCTCGGTCCGTCCGCAGCCGCCGGCATCGGCACCCTGCTCGGCCTCGACGTCGAGACGATCTACCAGGCCGTCGGACAGGCGCTGCACACGACCACGGCGACCCGCCAGAGCCGCAAGGGCGAGATCTCGACCTGGAAGGCGCACGCTCCTGCCTTCGCCGGCAAGATGGCGGTCGAGGCGGTCGACCGCGCGATGCGCGGGGAGACCAGCCCGTCGCCGATCTACGAAGGCGAAGACGGCGTGATCGCCTGGCTGCTGGACGGCCCGGATGCCTCGTACGAGGTTCCGCTGCCCGGGCCGGGGGAGGCCAAGCGCGGCATCCTGGATTCATACACGAAGCAGCACTCGGCCGAATATCAGGCGCAGGCGTGGATCGATCTGGCCCGCAAGCTGCACAACGAGTACCCCGGTCTTCGACAGGCCCAGGGACCGGAGGGCCAGGACATCGAGTCGATCGTCCTGCACACCAGCCACCACACCCACTACGTGATCGGATCGGGCGCGGGCGATCCGCAGAAGTATGATCCGACCGCGTCGCGCGAGACGCTCGATCACTCGATCCCGTACATCTTCACCGTCGCCCTGCAGGACGGCGCGTGGCATCACGTCGACTCGTACGCGCCGGAGCGCGCCGGTCGCGAGGACACCGTGGCGCTGTGGCGGAAAGTCACGACGGCCGAGGACGAGGAGTGGACGCGTCGCTACCACTCCGAGGATCCGAACGAGAAGGCCTTCGGCGGCCGAGTCGTCATCCGCTTCACCGACGGCACGGAGATCGCCGACGAGATCGCCGTCGCCGACGCGCACCCGCTCGGCGCCCGGCCGTTCGCGCGAGAGGACTACATCCGCAAGTTCCGCATCCTGGCCGAGCCCGTGCTCGCGCCCGACGAGATCGAGCGCTTCCTCGATCTCGCACAGCGACTGCCGGAGCTCACCGCCGGAGAAGTGCAGCAGCTGACGATCGTCGCCGAGCACGGCGTGCTGGCCGGCGCTCCCGCGCCCAAGGGACTGTTCTGA